A window of Rosa rugosa chromosome 7, drRosRugo1.1, whole genome shotgun sequence genomic DNA:
ATGTCATGAATTTGAATTTGGTGCTGTGTGTTGGGAACTTATGCCAAAATCCTTCATTCACTAGGAGTTGGGAGGACTGCCTCTCATCCTGTAGACCTAATGGACCTTGAACTTGAATGTAGCAGTAAAGATTCTGTTTAGTCGACTTATAGAGAATAAGTTCAGTCAGTCTTGTTGACTGTCTACAATTGATACCAAACAAGAGTTTTATTTACAGAACTGAGTGATTATATATCTATACCAGATCCCAGTTTCCAAATTGTATTTAAGAATTATAAGTTTCCTGGTCCAAATGCAACTAGAGAAAATGCTTGCTACAAATGTGATGCCTTTTGGTGTTACAAAAATAGATCGATGCCCTTTTAACCTGCTTATCTCTGTTATCCTGAAGCAGATTTCAGTCAAGAAAGCATCAATGGGGATTAGCCTTTGCCTTGGACACAGGTGGGGTTCCTGATAATGGTGGCCAAGAGAGCGTCAATGACAACAGCATCAATGATCTCAATAGCACTCGTTTAGGTCGGATAGTGACTGCAGCTGGAAGACAGCTATTAGAGAAGCTGAACTTAGCTAGAAAAAACTTTCCCATGAAGATATTTCTACTTCTTTTGGGTTTCTACACGGCAAATGCATTGGCCACGATCCTTGGGCAGACAGGAGATTGGGATGTTTTGGTTGCAGGAATTGTGGTTGCTGCTATTGAGGGTATTGGCATGCTCATGTATAGAAAGCCCACTTCCCCTTCTTTATCAAGTGGGAAGCTCAAGTCTTTTGTCATGCTGATGAATTACTGGAAAGCCGGTGTGTGCTTAGGCCTCTTTGTGGATGCTTTTAAATTGGGTAGTTAGAATATGCTTTTATCCCCTTGAGTAATTTGCATGGAAGATGGAGATCGATGATTAATTCTTAAATACGTTCTCCATAACCTCCATCGATGGATTGTTTAGGCCACAGTCCAATTTCAACTGCAGTTGTGCAAATAAGTATATAGTTCGTCTTATATTTGCAGTTCTTAGATTCTCTTTGCAATATAAAACGAAAGAACGTTCAAGTTCAGATATTGTCGAGAAGCGAGGGAAACCAAAACTGTTTTAATTAGATTGGTTCTTTGATCACATATAGCTAAATATTAGCACTGCCCATTCATCAGTGACCATGGGAAGAGCATAACTGATGACAGAAATCAGGAACAGCCAAGCCTAAGATGTCTTCGCCGACTGTAATGACTTAAATTCATACTAGTATCTCGAACAAAGAAAGGAACAAAAAGGTGAATAATACCATTGCGCATGCCACATCTCCTGCCAGTCGCAACCATACCGGCAATTGTATACCAACTACATTCACATTTATTAAATCAGGAAAACTAAATTCATGTATAAGATTGCATCTAACTCTTTAGCAAATGTAAACTCATTAAAGCCAATGTCAATATATACAGTACACAATAGAATGCCGACTATCTGAGCTTATGGCGGTTTGTCCCTTCTGATTCAATCTCCTTTACCTTATCCACAACATACTGGACTTTCTTTGACAGGTCTTGTGTATGTTCCTCGATGTGTTCAAATAGAAGGTCTATGACTTTTCTTAGTGAAGCAGAACGCTCTCTCTCAAGGAACAGCTCTCGAGTTAATTCTTCAATCTTTGTCTTATCATCCTACAACACAAGGGGAAAGAGAGATCAAATTCAGGCCATATGAATAAAATATACATGTAATGTCCATAATTCTACTTATAGTAGATAATGCAGTTATTAGTTAACTAATTATAATAAGCTAAATGCAATAATGTAGCTAACTAGTTATAATATGAGCTCCTAATATGGATTGATGTCAACTAGCCTTGGCTTGCATGGGACTTGCCCCGTACTTGTAACTCTTCTATCCATAATGGTATGAAGGCCAATCAATGTCTACAGTCGATCCTGAACAGATATTTCTAAGCAGATGAAGAATGAGCAGCCAGTGAATGAAGAAAAGTAGAAAACACTCAAATCATTGCCTAAAAATCTATTCTAAATCCTGACTTAAAATAAGAACTCTAACTTGGAAAGACAAGACGGAATGAATTACCTACAGAACATTGATGGTTAAATAACCACAAGTGAGGTACAAAATTTTAATCACCCCCTTCCATCTCCACCCCCAGCACATACATACGAATGTGTAAAAAGTAACATGTTTCTTTATAACTTTTAGAACACTAATATTAAAGACTTTATATTGAAGATTTATACTTGCCAGGCAATGAAAAGGATTTAAGAACAACCATAAGCAACCTGGAACAAAATTTCATGAAAAGAAGATCATTTTCAATTGAGACCTGATCCGAGATAAATTAAGAGATCTTCAGCTTTTCCAAAAATCTATCACCTTAGATTGGAAGGATTAGTTTTTTGCTGACCTCAGAACCGgccaatttaattttttttctcgtTTGAACCTTCCAATTCCACGTAGCTGTCATATCTTTCTATACAACCTTCTATGTAAACACGTGGACAAGATTTTGAAGCCACTGTTTAATATGAATTGATATGTGTATGATACATAACAAAAATGGACAAGGCAAACAAAAATTTGCTATAacaaactaagttaagaaagaATGTACAATATCACAATAACTGACCGGTATTTGATCCTCAATCAACCCCTTTGGACGTTTGCTCGCTATCAATGCATGATTGTGCTCCTTGATAAACTTAGTAACAACCCACTTGCCAATATTCAGTTTTTTTATTGACAGCATTGCCATACAACCTACCCTAGTGGGAGCCCGTGGGTTTACAGTCTTCTTGTCACGCCTATCAGGCTTCCGGTAACCCTCTTTGCTGCATACAAATGTTCGTGCAATGATAGTTCCATCATGTTTGGATCGAGACAGATAGTTCATACGAGTATTGAAACCCATACGCAAGCCATAGACATTGTAAAATGCCTGTGCATTTACTTCTGTATCAAATTCCTGACCCACATATGGCTCATCTACTTCGACTACAGATCCATCTTTAGAAGAGTTTTGAGTTCTTTCATCATTTTGTACAACCCAAAGTATCTTCTGAAGAGAAGTGCCTACCAAGGCACCATCATTAGAATGCTTGAACTCGGTATCAGTTGAACCATTTGACACCTCCTCATTAACATTTATATCAAGTACCGAATCCACTGCAAAAATATGCAAATTCAGGGAATCATAAGTAAATTCTGCAATGAAACTTACTGGTTTTCCCTGATCAGTGCCTATCGAACCTATAGCCAAGAATCATTTCTGGTGATAGAATGGGGTTCTTCAAAACTAAAACTAGTATTTGAGTTTGGTGATATAGAGTCCAGTGTCCACAGTCATGACAGAATGTTGTTATTACGAACAATTAAGTTGTATTGACACACAATTTGAAACAAACGAATTTCCATAATCCATAATTTACAGAAAAAGAATCAGAGCCAAACCCAGAAACCATACACGGAGAATCAACAATTTTACATCAAAGATCTCATCTTCAGAATAAGTAAGAATGTGAAGCTGAGACAGTTGTTCAAAGACCACCATAGAATATTTCAATTATTTGGAACTTACTGAATTATGAAGACCGAAATTCAGAGGGTCAGATCCATAACAACTCCATGTTTGCTTGCTTCAGACTTCAGACTTCAGAGTTCAGAGTTCAGAGTTCAGACTTTAGAGAGAGAAGGCGAGAGGCCTATGAAAGAGAAGGAGGGGGTGAAGCACATGATTTTGAGTCGGACTTGAGTCACTCAACTTGGTTATAATGAATATGACTGGCCCAGGCCCAGGCCCAGTGATTGAAGCACAAAAGGGTCTTTTGTATTTTTCATTTGGGAGAATCAACAAATGGTAATTTCTTAACACAATGGTAAAAATCCTCGCGTTCCTGCTCTATGCAGTAAGATTATAATTACTAGACTACAGATCTGGTTGCAGTTTAATTACCTATAGGAAATAAATACACTAATAAATCTATAAGCAACACGCCAACGACTAATCCCCATACATTTGATCGATTACATCGCAGGTTTAATGCTGAATTTGAAGGTAACATAACAATCCAGTGACAAAGCAAATGTGAAGCCTTTACATATTTCAGTACATTATTAAAATGATTGGTCGGAGACTAGCGGAGATTTTGACGGCCTTTTGCTTCAGAGGATGCGATGTCTTTGAGAATGTCATTAACGCGCAGGATCttttgtgagaggtgttgagtgtGGTCGTCAATGTGATTAAATAGGAGGTCTATGATTTTTCTATATGAAGCAGACCTCTTTCGCTCAACCATCAGCTGTTGAGTTAATTCTTTGATTTTTATCTGTTCATCCTGCAAGTAACAAGATGCTTGGTTATAACTTCCACCCACAGtcatggaaaacaaaataagatAAATAGCTCAGTGATTGCGACCAGTATGTGCACAGACGTTAATTGTGCCTGTAGAAGACTCTCTAGTTCTAAGCCCTCGGACAAACTAAAAGATACCGCATACTGAAACTCCAACACATGTTTGGCTGGTATCAAGCAAACGACTATtctgacccaaaaaaaaaaagaaaatgattaaaTGTGGAAAAGATGATAGAAAGACTGAATAAAGATAATAAACTATAGCATTTTCAACTGCACTTCTCACATACAGAGTTAATGTAGCATATTTCTCAGAATCAACAAATGTTAAGGTTAAGAAGTAGTATTCTTCTTCCTAAACAGACACAGATCAACCACAGAATTATGATAATCAGTTAATCACAACCTTGATGCAGAACATTGCTTCCAGAATTTTAATAATCAGTTAATCACAACCTTGATGCAAAACATAAATAATAAACCTCAAAATACACTTTCCACAAGACACTAACATacctcagaatcaaaatggacaACCCTGATGCAGATGTAGAGGtgttatatacatatatattacacATATCCTGAGACTCGACACCATGACACTAGAATCAGTTAAGGTGTTTCAGGGAATGAAACAAAATTGAAAGGAAAAAGGAACAACAATAAAAGATTTACCAACAGTTGCAAACCATGTATGAAGTTATGAACAAGCAATTTTCAAATGAAAGAGAATAGTTGCCTTGCAAGTCTAACTCATAGTAAACTAACTGAATGATCATATGCTATGAAGTTATTGTAGAAGGTGCAAGAGCATGATGAGCATCCAAGTTGGAGATTGATGCTAAATTGGGGACATGTAGACTCCTATCAATTCATAGATACAAACAATAGCATTttcaccaaagaaaaaaaaaaaaaaaaaaaaaaaaaaccgtgcTCATGAATAAAAGCATCAACAAAACTTACTGAAGATTCATCATTCAATCCGTTTTCACTCTTTCCAGGAGTCAGGGAATGGGCGTGCTCCTTGACAAACTTTGCAACCACCCAGTTTCCATTACTCAGTTTCTTCATTGAAATCATTGCCTTGCAACCAACCCTAGTTGGGGGCCGAGGTCTCACACTCTTCCTATCACGCTTATCAGCCACTCGGTAACCCTCTTTGTTACATACCAGTGTTCGAGCAATGACAGACCCATCAACCCTAGAGCGAGATAGATCGTTTACACGTGTTCTGAAACCTACTCTCAGTGCATATGAATTGTAAAATGCATGTGCAGCTGCTTCTGATTCAAATTCCTGACCCACATATGGTTCATCTGCTTCAACCTGCAAGCTTGCAGAATTTTGACCCACTTGCTCAGTTTGCCCAATATTAGAGACCTCCCCAACAGAAGTTCCGAGAATTGCATCATCGTTATTTAATCTAAGCTCAACATCAGCTAAGTTATCCGATGCCCCATTTTGAGTCTGTGTATCAATTCCAGAATCCACTGCAAAAACATGAACTTTGAGCcattacctctctctctctctccatataGAAACAAAATTACATTAACGAAAGCTACATAATACAGGAGAATCAAATGCCCATCATATACAGATACATTGACATCATTCATCTTCAGCCTAAGTTGAGCAACAAAATGGTCAAATGAGTTGTACTGGGttaaaatttcattttgatGGATTTGATTTGCATTCACATAGAGCACACTGATCATTCATTCCCAAATGAGCAGATATATATCTGTAATTGTTGTGTGTGTAAAGCATAACCCAGTattaagaaaatgaaaaagaaaaaaaaaatagtacaaaATTCATATTAGAAACCCGCAAGAAAACTCCATTTATCAACGGAACATAGAATCTTTATATTAAGGAATCTTTCAAAGAGAACTTACTTGTTCATGGATTCTAAAGCTGGCCCAGAAGATACAACCACCAAAACCAATTGAAGCCACTGAAATGAGAGGAATTAAACTACTTTTGGTTACTGGGGAAAAAACAGAGtgcaacagaagaagaagaagaagaagaaaacaaatagGTCTATTGATTGAGAGCagtcgagagagagaagagcGAGGGAGATGGGCAATTAACCGGGTTATAGGAGTCTCATTTACAATTACTAGCTTGGGCTCGCTGGGCCATGTGAGCCCATATGACCAAAACAACTGACTTTGTTAGGTTGGGCCAAGTTGCATGAGAGATCATGGACTACGTGCAAGTATAATATAGAGAATAAAACCATTGTGGCAGCTCACTGCCTCCTTCTACATGAATATGATTGACatcattctccaaaaaaaaaaaaaaaaaagatgattgACATCGGTTAACTAgggttttaaaaacaaatttaaaaaaaaaataaaaaacttaaaaGACGAGACCGGGCCTGGGATTGATATACACGTGGTGCTAAGGCATCCCCGAAAGCAAGCTAGGCAGGGACATTGCTATTCCAAATGGCCAAATATATGTTCTCAACcatgaaatatatataaagAGTGCATGTGTCTCACATGTCTTTACTCGATCTATTATTATTATGTTAATTAATATTATTCAATTCATGGCTAGAAGTAGAagtatatatatgaaaaatggATCGTCTAAAACATGGACAGCTAACGATAAATTCAAACAGAGAGACGGCGAAGTTTGAAAATCATTCTCATGCATCACATTGTTAACGAGCTAGGGTTAGTATGTCTCATGTTGCCATTAACCCTAACTAGTATCAAAACTAAAGTTAGATACACAGTCCTAGTACTTTGGTCAAAGTCATAGTTGAGATGAATCTTCCATCTCTTTATCATCTAAGAAGAGGGCTGCAGGGCGTGATAATTGATTAGATTACCGATGATCCAAGAGCGAGCAtttgtttatttaattaattaattaaatttcaCAGTGGCAACAGGCAGGGGtgattaaataaattgtaattacaGTAGCTAGGTAGAGGGGAAATACCATGTGTTTTACCGTCTTTGATTCCTTTCCTTCCTTCACGGTCAAACTTAGAGAAGGGAAGGTGGTGTTTTTTGAAGCCTTCGAGATCATGAAACTCTCTCCCTTGCTTTCTGCAGCACCACCTCCACTTACATGGTTCCACCCTAGCTAGCTACTCCTTTATTTaagcgtctctctctctctctctccctccctccctcccatACAGGACAATCAAGATAAGTTCAGGCAAAAATTATACCATGTCACATACAGACGTATGCAAAATTATGGAAGATTAACATATACCAACGTATATATGTCGGTGCAAATGCTTTGCAAATTAGTGAAGTTACCTAATTATAAGATAGCTAGCTAGACCTAAACTCTAATTCCATCAGGTGAAATATCTAAGTTCGAGCAGAGGCCAGGCGTATATAAAATACATATGTTTTAGGCAGAAATTGACAAAAGCTAGCTGAAAATTAATGAAAGATCTGAGAGTCTCGTTTCAACAATATACGAAAGTCTTGTATATAGACGAGTAGTACGTACTTAGATTTTGTTCCAATCTGTCCCGGCCATTAAATGGAATTTAAAAGCTTAGAGAGCTAGGTAGAAAGAGAATGAAATATAATTTCAATTGAATCATGATAGGGAGGGAAGGGAAGGGAAGGACCCGGAAGACAAGGGTTAGTGTCTTCAAATAGGGGTGCAAACCTAACCTCGATCATCTCTTCTCTCTATCTGCGGCGCATGCACTCCACCTATATATAAACctaatttgtttttttctttcacacTCCCACAGATCGACTGTGCATGTTTATATATAATCTAATGTCTGGAATCCCTTCTGCCCAGTAATAAATATATAGCTTTCCTTTAACTTTGAATATATATGATATTcccttttaattctttttttggtcaatcTAATGCCTGGAATCCCTTCTGCCCAGTAATAAATATATAGCTTTCCTTTAACTttgaatatatatgtattcCCTTTTAAttcgaagaagaaaaaaatgtgtCGTGTCAGACGACATGCATGAATTATTGTCATATATATGCTGAGTggatagctagctagctagagatCAGACTCACACTCCGTTTGAAGCGGGGGAGCAGATTGATGATGATTAGAGAAATTAGGTAGATAGACCGGGGAAAGATATGCATTTATAATAATTTGAGGAGTCTGTGTATGGATGAAAGGAAGGAATGTGAGGAAGTTATGGGTGCACATTTGTTTAGCTAGCTGGTAGGCAGAGAGAGTCAGTCAGAGATTGAAAGCGAGAGCTGTCCAACATAATGCTGCATTATTATTCTGCTGCTCATATTGCATATATAcgcaatgaagaaaatgaaattaactgAAGGAAACCTAGGTCGACTGAGTGATCGAGTCTGAACGATCATAATATAATACAGTATATTATATCAGTATCTGACATGCATGAAATGACTAATGTCCAAGTGGGCATGAATAAATGGGCGTGGGGAGAGGCTGCCTCTGGGTTGTTCATCACACTTTGTCagatacatatataattaatttGCTTTATTTATATCATCTTTATCTCTCCTCTTCTTAATTTCTAGAGTCTACAGGGTGTTTGTTCATACATGCTTCATAGTAATTAATAAAGAGAACGATCGAAGAGTAGCTAGAGATCAGATACGGATCGATAATCAGATCTGGAAAGAAATTAAGTAGCTGGCTTTGAAGAGAATACAAGGGATCTCAAATATTAGATATATGATAAAAGAAAAACCCTTTTCAACACAGCAAGATCGATGATCAGTACTGGTGCATACTATTTTAGGATTGGATTAAGTACCTTAATTAGTTTATACAGGAATGATATCTCTGTATCTAACAAACACTTAATTGTTTGGTCAATCTAGCTAACATACATACACTTAATTAGTAGTGCAAGGGACTTTCGTCATTTAAAATAAATGCTCGTGTaccttttcattttttattggtCATTTGTCAGGCAAATACTTAGCAACCGCGCAATACTGGGCACAGTATATTATATGCATGAGAACCCTAGCTACTATACGGCATACTATACACATACAAACATATTGATCTGGGCAcctaatggttttttttttcttctgggaAATTAAGTTTTTGTACAAATTACTATACATATCACCTATGTCGACCTCCTAATTATACCAAACTTAGTATATACATATCTCTTAGAGGCTTTTTAAATTAGAGAAGATCCAAGTGCTGCCCTTAAATTTTAAGTGTTTTGCAGTCCAAGCTAATTAATGAGTGCCCTGAAGATAATCAAGATTGAGGCGCCCCATTTCCTAGTTTTATGATATTAGTGcgggtcagagagagagagagagagagagagagagagatttataTATAAATCTTCATTTTGCATTGGAAGCAGAAAACGATTCTCGCATTGTCAagatttctctttttctctctctgcaaGTTTTTgacctttcttcttccttcactTTCATTCCCCTGGAAATACATGGATCCTCTCCACTGATCTTTCAGTTTTTCAACTCCACATATCAATCTTCAAGCATGGACCAAACTTATTATTACTCTTTTTGATCTCTCCGTTTGTGTTAGCTTAGTTAGAGACATTCATTCGATCAGTCTGGTCAACAAAATAAACCCACACTGACACCGCCACCGCCCAATAGGTCTTGAAAGAATAAAGTGGGTTGGATCGATGAACATGAACTGGTTGGGTTTCTCTCTTTCCCCTCAAGAACATGATCATGCTCCAATATCACACCAGCTGGCTGACCAAGAGACCTTAGCCTCTCGCCTTGGCTTCAACTCCAATGAAATCCACGGTGCCGGTGGTGGCACTGATGTCTCCGGTGGCGGAAGCAGTGAGTGCTTTGATCTTACTAATTCTGACTCCACTGCTTCTCTCAATCACCACCTCGCTCCATCTATTTTTGGCATACATGAAGCTGCAGCTTTCAACAGGAACAATGATCATATCCACTCCCAAGGTTTGTCTATCATCTCCAAAAACCACTAGCAAGCTAGCTGCTTGCCTGCTAGGCTTTCAGTACAACAAATTAAACCCTAGCCGGTCTGCTTTTTGATCATTCCTGATCAGATATATACATGTATACCTCAAAATACCTCAAGCGTATTCAAACCCTAATTAAAGATTATATagatttttctatttcttttttctatagAAGCCTTCCATAAAGATCAAAAAATTCAAACCCTAAAAGTATATTGCAATTGAAACTTTTTAATTGCTTTGTTTTGATGAGTATTTTAGTTTTCCTCTTTTTAGTTTTCATCTAATATATTAATTAGTTGTTTCTAATAAATTCTCGAGTACCATGTATTAATAAATTAATTGGGAGACGCAGATTGGAATATGAAGGGTGCTGGTATAAACTCATCAGATAGCAATAACTACAAAAGGACCTCATCTTCAGACCTGTCGACTATGCTAATGGGAAGCAGTACCACTACTAGTACTTCATGCAGCATTATCAGCCAGCAGGCGAACCTTGAAAACCATCATCAACAACTACCAAAGCTTGAAAACTTCCTTGGTCGGCATGATCATGACCGCAGCAGTGCTGGTcatgattacatgtttgatatgAATAATGGACCGGGTCCAGTTAGCAGTAATGTTATGAATACTAATACTAATAGTAACAATATTGGGTTGTCCATGATCAAGACGTGGCTGAGAAATCAACCTTCTCAGCCGCGCGATAACCACCATCAGCTGGAGCAGGAGAGCAAGAATAGTAAGGAGAGCAGAAATCAACCACAGAGTAGTCTATCGCTCTCAATGGGTACTGGATCGCTTCAAACAGTTACTACTGCAACTGCAGGTGGTGCTGCTACTGCCGCTACTGGAGAAACTACTTGTTCATCAGATAAGAATACTAAGCAGTCACCAGTGGTGACAGCCACAACAACAACGGGGACTGATACCCAAACTCAAAGTACTGGTGGTGCTATTGAGGCCGTGCCCAGAAAGGCCATTGATACATTTGGCCAGAGGACATCTATATACCGTGGTGTAACCAGGTTGATTAATTAGATCTAGCAATGTGTTCTCATTTATTGTACTTATTTCCATCGTTTTGTATACATAGTGACTTATTATTAACTAAGGATCTTAATTTGGGTGTTACATAAATACTGATGTACAGGCACAGATGGACAGGTAGATATGAAGCCCATCTATGGGATAATAGTTGCCGAAGAGAAGGACAAACTCGCAAGGGAAGGCAAGGTATTTTTCTCGATCTATTGTAGATTAATACTAGGCTCATTTCATGTTTATCTACTTCTAGTCAAGGATACCTCATACGTAACGTATTTTGCATTGAACAACTAAttctgttcttttcttttgtgggTCTTGATCACATCTGGGTGCTTTTGATCTCATCTCAATGGCTCCAACTGCAGTTTATTTGGGTATGTTCGTACAAAGGAAGAGCTCTTTGCATATAGCTTCTAtacagtcttcttcttctttttttctctcattTCCTCCCTTTTTATTGTAGAGTTCACTTAAATTTTGATCATATGTTGCTTATGCATGAGTTTATATCGAATCATGATGTAGGTGGTTATGACAAAGAAGACAAAGCCGCTAGAGCTTATGACTTAGCAGCATTGAAATATTGGGGCACCACAACCACTACCAACTTCCCGGTGAGTGCATATATGATATATTCTGGTGTGGTTTAATTATTGTTATTATGTTCATGGGATAATGAGATATATATCTCAAGTGGAGATCGAATATataatttgtatataatataCCTGTAATACTAAATCCAGATCAGTAGCTATGAGAAAGAGATTGATGAAATGAAGCCCATGACAAGACAGGAGTATGTTGCATCTTTGAGGAGGTACGGATACTAATTCCATTCGAATTCCATAATCATCAattgatcatcatcatcaaatgAAAATGCGGGCAATGGCATCGATCATATAATCAATAATTATAATGAAAtcatttaattaattattaatacTGAAATTTCAATTTGGAGTATAATGAAATCGAGAACACATGCATATAATCAAAGTAAATTTGTCGGTGCAGAAAGAGTAGCGGATTTTCTCGGGGTGCATCCATTTATCGTGGGGTGACAAGGTAACACAAGAACTCTAATTACATATATCTGACGATATATGTTTGCTGTCTTACTTGGGGTAATAAGGTAACATATTGTTGTGAATTTGGATATGCAAACAATATAGGCACCACCAGCATGGGAGATGGCAAGCAAGGATTGGAAGAGTTGCAGGGAACAAAGATTTGTACCTAGGAACTTTCAGCACCCAAGAGGAAGCAGCGGAGGCATATGACATTGCTGCCATAAAGTTCCGAGGACTAAATGCAGTAACCAACTTTGACATGAGCAGATATGATGTCAAGTCCATTCTGGAGAGCAGCGCATTGCCCATCACTACTGGTGCCACTGCAAAGCGATTGAAAGATGTTCAGCAGCAGCAGCCGCCTCCTCCTgcagatcatcatcatcagatcaTGTTGTCGTCTGTGCTGGATCATCACGGACAGATGATCAGATCCTCATCATCAACAGAACATGACATCATGAGCAATGTGTACTCAGCATATGGATCTTATGGGGCCCAGCAGGGGTGCAGTTGGCCAACTCTTGCATTCAACCAAGCCCAAGCTCAAGCAGCTGCTGCTGCTCATCAAGCGCCTTTTGCCGCTGGCATCAATGGCATGCAGTTGCACTACTCGCCGTATGGATATGGATATGGTAATGCACATGCACAGAGGGTTTGGTGCAAGCAAGAGCAAGATACTAATTCAAATCAGGAAAGCAGCTTTCATCATCAGGATGATGATCATCTTCGTCAACAACTCCAGTTGGGAGGTACCCACAATTTCTTTCATGACCATGAtcagcagcagcaacagcagACTAGTGGCCTTATGGGTCTAATGGATTCTTCAGCAGCATCTATGGAACACAGCTCGGGTTCAAATTCTGTCATATATAGTGGTGGAGATCACCATGGTAATAATAATGGGTATGGAAGCAGTACTACAGGGACTGGTGGTGGCTATATAATGCCCATGGTTATGAGTACAGTTGTAGCCAATGATGACCAAAATCA
This region includes:
- the LOC133720096 gene encoding ycf20-like protein; translated protein: MGTMMLQSTFPIREKKIHERSFITLATSLVQNCCSEPSFSMQTSKIDFNSVPFFPQRRFQSRKHQWGLAFALDTGGVPDNGGQESVNDNSINDLNSTRLGRIVTAAGRQLLEKLNLARKNFPMKIFLLLLGFYTANALATILGQTGDWDVLVAGIVVAAIEGIGMLMYRKPTSPSLSSGKLKSFVMLMNYWKAGVCLGLFVDAFKLGS
- the LOC133720095 gene encoding protein FAR1-RELATED SEQUENCE 12-like yields the protein MDSVLDINVNEEVSNGSTDTEFKHSNDGALVGTSLQKILWVVQNDERTQNSSKDGSVVEVDEPYVGQEFDTEVNAQAFYNVYGLRMGFNTRMNYLSRSKHDGTIIARTFVCSKEGYRKPDRRDKKTVNPRAPTRVGCMAMLSIKKLNIGKWVVTKFIKEHNHALIASKRPKGLIEDQIPDDKTKIEELTRELFLERERSASLRKVIDLLFEHIEEHTQDLSKKVQYVVDKVKEIESEGTNRHKLR
- the LOC133720094 gene encoding protein FAR1-RELATED SEQUENCE 5-like isoform X1 produces the protein MDSGIDTQTQNGASDNLADVELRLNNDDAILGTSVGEVSNIGQTEQVGQNSASLQVEADEPYVGQEFESEAAAHAFYNSYALRVGFRTRVNDLSRSRVDGSVIARTLVCNKEGYRVADKRDRKSVRPRPPTRVGCKAMISMKKLSNGNWVVAKFVKEHAHSLTPGKSENGLNDESSDMCNIYVYNTSTSASGLSILILRIVVCLIPAKHVLEFQYAVSFSLSEGLELESLLQAQLTSVHILVAITELFILFCFP
- the LOC133720094 gene encoding protein FAR1-RELATED SEQUENCE 5-like isoform X2, with translation MDSGIDTQTQNGASDNLADVELRLNNDDAILGTSVGEVSNIGQTEQVGQNSASLQVEADEPYVGQEFESEAAAHAFYNSYALRVGFRTRVNDLSRSRVDGSVIARTLVCNKEGYRVADKRDRKSVRPRPPTRVGCKAMISMKKLSNGNWVVAKFVKEHAHSLTPGKSENGLNDESSNSRLLDTSQTCVGVSVCGIF
- the LOC133720690 gene encoding AP2-like ethylene-responsive transcription factor PLT2 — protein: MNMNWLGFSLSPQEHDHAPISHQLADQETLASRLGFNSNEIHGAGGGTDVSGGGSSECFDLTNSDSTASLNHHLAPSIFGIHEAAAFNRNNDHIHSQDWNMKGAGINSSDSNNYKRTSSSDLSTMLMGSSTTTSTSCSIISQQANLENHHQQLPKLENFLGRHDHDRSSAGHDYMFDMNNGPGPVSSNVMNTNTNSNNIGLSMIKTWLRNQPSQPRDNHHQLEQESKNSKESRNQPQSSLSLSMGTGSLQTVTTATAGGAATAATGETTCSSDKNTKQSPVVTATTTTGTDTQTQSTGGAIEAVPRKAIDTFGQRTSIYRGVTRHRWTGRYEAHLWDNSCRREGQTRKGRQVYLGGYDKEDKAARAYDLAALKYWGTTTTTNFPISSYEKEIDEMKPMTRQEYVASLRRKSSGFSRGASIYRGVTRHHQHGRWQARIGRVAGNKDLYLGTFSTQEEAAEAYDIAAIKFRGLNAVTNFDMSRYDVKSILESSALPITTGATAKRLKDVQQQQPPPPADHHHQIMLSSVLDHHGQMIRSSSSTEHDIMSNVYSAYGSYGAQQGCSWPTLAFNQAQAQAAAAAHQAPFAAGINGMQLHYSPYGYGYGNAHAQRVWCKQEQDTNSNQESSFHHQDDDHLRQQLQLGGTHNFFHDHDQQQQQQTSGLMGLMDSSAASMEHSSGSNSVIYSGGDHHGNNNGYGSSTTGTGGGYIMPMVMSTVVANDDQNQADGNNNDINGFGDGDDQEANIKAQQLGYDHHHQNMFLGSSSTTDPAYQHHASNRNLYYHLPVQDDQHESSSAAVATSRTTDNMNWVPTAVPTLAHPTFTVWNDT